In Acinetobacter wanghuae, the sequence AAAACATCTTTCATCATCACCGATTTATTTTTTTCAGGGTCGGTATAGCCATCAAAAGGCGAGCGATGGGTAATTTTACCAATCAGTAAACCTGTTTCACCTTTTTTAACTTTTTTACACCAACCCTTGGCATCACGCACCACTTCATTTCTTTCTTTATCAAATTCGATAATGGCATAAGGAGTCGGTGAAAAACCAACGGTATTGTCAAAGTTGAATACATTACTAAAACCGACATTACCTTCACTTGAGGCATACAGTTCAAGCACTTCCTGAACACCAAAACGTGCTTTGAATTTGTCCCAGATATTCGGACGCATGCCGTTACCAATCATTTTGGTCACGCGATGACCTTTCTCAAGCTCAGATTCAGGTGCATCCATCAAATAACGACATAGCTCACCGACATAACCAATCGCGGAAGCATCAAATTTTTTCACATCTTTCCAGAATGAAGATGTAGAGAACTTACGACGAATGGCGAGTGTACCTGCACCTGCAATCACCCCACACCAACACACGACCATGCCTGTGGCATGATAGAGCGGTAGGGTACAATACATGACATCGTCTTTATTCAGGTTCAGTACATGCCCATAAGTGCCATAGGCGAGCGTCCAACGGCTATTGGTAAAGATGACGGCTTTGGGTAAGCCTGTTGTGCCTGAAGTGTAGATATAAAACAGACCATCTTTGCCTTGTACCGTTTGCGTGGTTGCGACATTGAATTTTGCAAAAGCATCACAGGCTTCAGCAAGGTTAATGAAACCCTCTGGTGCTTGACCTGGGTCAAGCTGCGTATTTTGATCGGCAAACCAATGCAGGCGGTCAGCGGCAACATTCAGATCATCACGAATTTCATCGACAGCATGATGGCATTCGTCACCTGTGATGACGGCAATTGGTTTCACCAAGTTAATACTGTGGGCTAAGACTTTACCCACCTGTGAGGTATTGACTAATGCAGAGGTCACACCAATTTTGGCTAAGCCCAACACACTTGCAACCAATTCAGGGCGGTTTTCGACCATGACGGCAATCACATCACCTTTTTTTGCCCCAAGTGATAAATAGAAATGCCCAATTTGATTGGCCCATGCATTCAGTTCAGCGTAGGTGTAGCTTTGATCTTCGAAACGTAAGGCTACACCCTCAGGATGACGTGCAGCAGCTTTTTCAAAAGCCAGTCCTAAACCTGCAGGTGAATTGGGGGTACGTAAATAAGCCTGTTTTAAACCACTCAATAAATTCGGCACTTTTGATAAAAAAGCAGGAATTTTGGCTGCAACATCAGCAATACCAATCAAATCATGTTGTGTATTTTGGCTCATGGGAATCCTATTTATATTCTCGTATCCAATATGCTCATGGTGTCTAAAAGTATGGGCAATTTATCTTTTAATCGTTTCTTGCTAGTGCAATCAACCTATTTTGACCAAATTTAGCAAAAAAAACCTAGTCACCGAAATGACTAGGTTTTTTTATATTACTGCAATTTGGCGAATTAAGATTCGGTTGCAGTATTGGCTTTCTTCGGAGGACGACCACGTGGACGACGTGGACGAGCAGGGGATTTCTCTGCTTTCTCTGCATCTGATTCTTCAGTTTCTACTGAATTATCAGTCACTTCTGAAGCTTCATCAGTTGCGGCAACCGTTGCCTTTTTAGGCTCTGTGGCTGCTTTCTTTGGTGTTTCAGCAGCGAGGTTTGCTTCAATGACTGCTTCTTGAACAACAGGTGCAACATTTTCGCTTACATTTGCAGGCGCTGATTCAGCAACCGTTGACGTAGATGTTGTCGCTTCTGCTGCAGTTTCCGAAGCAGGCGCTTCTACATGTGCAGTAGGTGCAGTTTCAGCTTGCGCTTGTTTCGCTTGCTCAAGTGCTTGTTCAGCAGCTAATTTTGCTAGGCGACGACGCTCACGCGGGTCATTTGCAACACGTTTGTCTGACACTGGTTTTGGCGGTGTTAAGTCTAAAACCGGTGCAGGTTCAGCTTCAACTTTTGCAACAGTTACTTGAACATCACGCGTCACCGGCTTTTTCTCTTCAGCAGGTACAGCATTTGCTTTCAAGCTTGCATTGTATTGCTCAGTAAATTTAAGCAATGCACGGTTGAAGGTTGGGAGTAAACCAAACTGTTCAATGAGTACTGAACAATCTTCACCGTAAACCTGACGAATCAAGCTACCGACTGTGTACTGCGCTAACGTCGGTACTTGTGATGGTGGCACTTGCACAACTTGTGGCTGTGATGCTTGTGCAGCACGACGTTCACGACGACGTTGACGCGGATCGTTACTTGCACGAACCACCTTGTCTTCTTTTGCAGCTGTTGGTTCAACAGGAGCAGCTGTTTTTACATGGGTAGCCACAGCAACTTCAGGTTTTACTTCTGGTGCAATCACTGGTGCTGGAGCAGCAGCTTTCACTTCAGGAGCAACGGCAGCAGGTGCTGTGTTCAGTGCAACGATTTCACTGTTTGCTTGATCAATATCAATGATCATGGCAGTTTTGAGCACGTCTTGACGCGGTACATCCACCAATTCAACACGAATTGGTTTTTCGTTTGCAGCAGGCGCTTCTGCAACAACTGGAGCAGCATTTTGCTGTACAGGTTGAGTCGCTGCTTGATCATTCAACACGCTTTGATCACGATGTCGTGTTGGGCGTTCAGGACGCTGTTGATTACGACGATCACGACGTGGCACAGCTTGGTGTTCATTGTTTTGAACATCATGGTGTTGCTGTTGTGACTCGTTGTTGTGACGGCGACCGTTACGTTTGTTTTCACGCGCTTCTTGACGCTGTTCTTGACGAGAAACCTGAACCACTTCTTCAACAACTTGATGCTGTGGCGCAGCCGTTTCAGTTTGAACCGTTTGTTGCTCACGTGGTTCTTTGTGCTTGTTGTTACGTGGTTTTTTGTTGTTGCGCTGTGATTTCTCTTCACGCTCTACAGATTTCTCTGCATAGTCACGTTCTTGCTTATGTGCAACTGTTGATGGTGCAAGATACGCATTGTTTGCAGGTGCAGCAACAGGGTGCTGTACAGGCGCTGCCACAGGTTGAACAGCAGTATGTGCAACAGGTGCAGCTACTTGACCGAACTGACCACGGCTCACCGCACCGCCATTCACCATTTGCTCAATTGCAGCAGCTGCATTGTTTGCAGTGCGAGATTGGTCTACAGTCGCCGCTTGTTTTTGTACAAACAAGTTTTCTAACCATGCACATGGGCTGCTTGAAGCCACTTGCGCTTGAGCAGGTGCTTGTTGTACGACTTGCTGTTGTGGCGCTTGGTTTTGATTTGGATTGTTGTTGCGACGTTTGTTGTTATGTTTCGCATTGCTTTGCTGAGCAGGCGCAGCCGGTGCAGCAATTTGTACATTTTGCTCACCTTCTAAATGCCACTCAGAAGACTCATAACCCAATTCTTTTTCGCTAGAACGTGTTGCTTCAGTACGTTCATAGCTAGTTGGCGCAAAGCCTTCAGGGTTATACGAGATTTCGTAATGTGGTGTTTCTAAATGTGGATGCGGAAGTACAGTCACACGCGTGCTTGAAGTTTGCTCAAGGTAAACCAAGCTGTGACGTTTTTCATTCAATAAGAATGCCGCA encodes:
- a CDS encoding long-chain-acyl-CoA synthetase; protein product: MSQNTQHDLIGIADVAAKIPAFLSKVPNLLSGLKQAYLRTPNSPAGLGLAFEKAAARHPEGVALRFEDQSYTYAELNAWANQIGHFYLSLGAKKGDVIAVMVENRPELVASVLGLAKIGVTSALVNTSQVGKVLAHSINLVKPIAVITGDECHHAVDEIRDDLNVAADRLHWFADQNTQLDPGQAPEGFINLAEACDAFAKFNVATTQTVQGKDGLFYIYTSGTTGLPKAVIFTNSRWTLAYGTYGHVLNLNKDDVMYCTLPLYHATGMVVCWCGVIAGAGTLAIRRKFSTSSFWKDVKKFDASAIGYVGELCRYLMDAPESELEKGHRVTKMIGNGMRPNIWDKFKARFGVQEVLELYASSEGNVGFSNVFNFDNTVGFSPTPYAIIEFDKERNEVVRDAKGWCKKVKKGETGLLIGKITHRSPFDGYTDPEKNKSVMMKDVFAKGDAFFNTGDLVRDIGFRHAQFVDRLGDTFRWKGENVSTTQVENMLTEYDKIVEAVVYGVEIPNTNGRAGMAAITLKPDTQLDDTDLKKMVACFKQCLPAYAVPVFLRVQQQVETTGTFKYQKNKLKEQAFDPSQTDERLLVLLPGQDAYCDVSAEVFANIHAYEYRF
- a CDS encoding Rne/Rng family ribonuclease; this translates as MKRMLINATHAEEIRVALVTGQRLYDFDLENRTREQKKSNIYKGHVTRVEPSLEAVFVEYGAGRQGFLSMREIANSYYKADPRQTSNIRELITEGTELLVQVEKEERGNKGAALSTFISLAGRYLVLMPNNPKGGGISRQISGSVREELKEMLASLNVPRAMSVIVRTAGIGRSQEELQLDLQHLLDLWAQIQTTASSGPSPMLVHQEAGVVTRAIRDYLRDDVAEILIDSEQAYNEAYNFVKAVMPLQLDKLKTYTLNEPLFAHFAIESQIQTAYEREVKLPSGGSIVIDQTEALVSIDINSAKSTRGHDVEETALSTNLEAAEEIARQLRLRDIGGLVVIDFIDMTKDRNQRMVEAKLREATQSDRARIQFGQLSRFGLMEMSRQRLRPSLEEATGYVCPRCHGTGMVRDLRSLSLSIMRKVEEIALRERHGEVQVQVPVEIAAFLLNEKRHSLVYLEQTSSTRVTVLPHPHLETPHYEISYNPEGFAPTSYERTEATRSSEKELGYESSEWHLEGEQNVQIAAPAAPAQQSNAKHNNKRRNNNPNQNQAPQQQVVQQAPAQAQVASSSPCAWLENLFVQKQAATVDQSRTANNAAAAIEQMVNGGAVSRGQFGQVAAPVAHTAVQPVAAPVQHPVAAPANNAYLAPSTVAHKQERDYAEKSVEREEKSQRNNKKPRNNKHKEPREQQTVQTETAAPQHQVVEEVVQVSRQEQRQEARENKRNGRRHNNESQQQHHDVQNNEHQAVPRRDRRNQQRPERPTRHRDQSVLNDQAATQPVQQNAAPVVAEAPAANEKPIRVELVDVPRQDVLKTAMIIDIDQANSEIVALNTAPAAVAPEVKAAAPAPVIAPEVKPEVAVATHVKTAAPVEPTAAKEDKVVRASNDPRQRRRERRAAQASQPQVVQVPPSQVPTLAQYTVGSLIRQVYGEDCSVLIEQFGLLPTFNRALLKFTEQYNASLKANAVPAEEKKPVTRDVQVTVAKVEAEPAPVLDLTPPKPVSDKRVANDPRERRRLAKLAAEQALEQAKQAQAETAPTAHVEAPASETAAEATTSTSTVAESAPANVSENVAPVVQEAVIEANLAAETPKKAATEPKKATVAATDEASEVTDNSVETEESDAEKAEKSPARPRRPRGRPPKKANTATES